The Glycine soja cultivar W05 chromosome 15, ASM419377v2, whole genome shotgun sequence region AAGAGTAAAATTCTTTGCTGATTATGTATCAACTAGAAGAGCCAAGAAGGCAAGCTCCAAAGATGAAGGAAGTGATGGTAGGAGCTCCAACAGAAGTGAAGATTTTGAAAATAGGTATACATCGGACGTGGATTCACTGGATAATGATGTTGCAATTAAGTCAGAGGTGAATGAGGAGGATTCTTGTGTGAGACATTCATTGAGTTACGAGACTCTGGCCTCTGGAAACTATGCAGGAGGATCACCATATTCAGGTTCAACCATTAATGGTAAAGATGAGTGCTGGATCTACTATAGAAGCCAAAAGTCTGATTATAGGGGTGCACGTGCTGAGAATTATAATACATGTGATCAGGTTGAGCATCAGAATTCAAAACACCGAATCCTTTCTTGGAGGAAAAGGAAACTTCACTTTAGATCTTGCAAGGTGAAAGGGGAGCTACTTCTGAAAAAACACGGAGAAGAGGGTGGACATGATATTGACAATAATCATAGGTTGCTGAGCTCTTTTGATGATTACACTAGTGGAAAGGTATATATCATATGTACAACTTGTagtttttcttccatttttacttCTGTCTTTGTATTTTAGAACAACCTTTAAAGCAATTTAAGTAAGTGTACATGGTTCTTGCAGTggcataaaatagaaaatatcgCAACTAGTCCATCATTTGTTCCTGAATTTGAGGAAAACAGTTTCACTGTAGGGAGTTGGGAGCAAAAAGAAGTCATTAGCCGCGATGGACAGATGAAGctccataaatatatattttatgaacatGCCTGAATCATAGACAATAGAAATTGCCATTGCACTTAGCAAGTATGCAGTTGGATTTAGATGCATTTGACTACCTTCCACTTGAAAGACTTGGCCACccaattttgtgttttctttcaagaaaatgagaaatttactGCCTCTACTGCAAAGTgcaaactcttttttttccccACCTTTTTAAAGGTTCTATCTCCTTTCTATACAACCATGCATAACTGTTTTAACTGTCTTTTTACTCAGATACTAGGGAAAGCAtcggtaaggctgcgtacaacatccctcccccataccttcgcatagcgaagagcctctgggcaatggggtacgaagtttttactAGGGAAAGCATCGGGTGGAGGAGTTATACCAGTTAGTGCAGTTCTTGCAGACAAAGATGTGATGCTTTGTATACAACCGGGACAGCATGGAAggtttcattttattataaatttataatttattttagtctgCTCCTTTATTTTTAGCATTTTCTTGTCTGTAGTTGTCAAACTTCTGGATTATGACGGGCATCTGTTTTCATCCTTAAAGCCCTTTATTTGTCAGATCATGTGAAGAGACAAAACTCTCCTTTCTGTTGGAACCTGGAATCTTATAGTATATAGTTTGTTTTAGGCTTAAATACAATTTTGGtccctctattttaaaataaagatatttagtccctctattataaaataattcacaACTTTAGTCccctatttcaaaataaaaacatttggccagcctattttataaaatttttaattttagtcaaattctcaattttgcctacatttttattttattttgatgcaaCTGAATCCTAGACCTAACATATTCATTCAAGATatcatcaaaaaattatttaattaattataatgtaagaaataaatgaaacaaaacgtaaataaaattgaagactgTACCAaaattggtaatttttttttaaaaaaatataaggatcaaaattgtgaatttcctaaaataaaaggaccaaatgtctttattttgaaatattgggACTAAAATTGCAGATTTTTTTAAACAGGGGGACCAAATGTCTCTTTTAAAATGGAAGGATCAAAATTGCGGATTGAGCAAAATAGGGGGACCAAAACTGCATTTAagcctttgttttattttgggtTAGGGATGTTACTTCTGTTCAAGTTGATAGGATCATGGGACAAAATTAGACTACTCCATTTGCAAAAGCTATTTGTGAACAGAATCATTTATATTTCCAAAAGAGAAACAATTGACTGAGATGAGAATATTTACTGCACCATAAATTCCCATAAGTGATTCTTTGGAGTTTGTAGCTGATGATACTTACAAACACTGGCTTGGTCATTCATATTGTACTTATGTGGGCTCATAAGTTCTAATGGTAGGAAGTATctgaaaataaagataaatattattagaatattGGGATTATTATTGTGGTAGGATTCTTATATGTTCCATTgctgctgataaaaaaaaatgttccatTGCAAAGTCATTATGGATGTAAGCAATTGCGTTCAGGACAGGAACTGTAGCATCACCAGCACATTAAATAGTTagctatttttatttcaatgcacttaaagaaaatatttgatccTTCAAGGATGGTAAAATCATTTCCTATTTGATGGAAGGTCTCCAGGCTGACGAACCTATTCAAGAGCCCTCAGTTTTCTTATTAAACTGAATTCTTCGTTTAAGAACTTTcaattgctattttttttttataaaaaaattccatcCTTTGTGTACTCTGGAAATTttgcttttttgttttgcattcatttcttgtttatgTAATTAGCCAATAATTTCATTTAGTACAATACAATTCAATGTTATTAAAGTATGAAAGCTAAGACTAATAATGTTGaagctttcttcttctctgttATTGTTCACAGTACCTTCGGTGGAAATCCACTGGCCAGTGCAGTTGCAATTGCCTCACTagaagtgataaaaaatgagagacCCGTTGAGAGGTATCAAATGCATTGACAAATCTTATATTGCCAATACATACTTATTATAATGCAGACTTGAATAGTTCAATCCAAGTCTTGACaagtatattttattcatttcatcAAGCATCATCAGCATCTGAAATAAAAGCTTCAAAACTAAGGCCTGGGTTCTGGGAGTtaataattgtattaaatataatgttattCTTATATTGggataaatttgtttattgatGATTGAGAATTTGTCTCCATGCTTCTTGTGCTTTTTAGagaattttacaaataaatcccAGAAGCTTAGATCAAATcttgttgtgtattttttttttttggtggggtCATGAAATCCTATCATGTCTAAAATATCGTTTTAGGATGTTTTGTGTTAAGGACTTCTATTCatcatatatcttgaatatTTGCACTTCCAACAGTACCTATTTTTATTTCAGATCCTATTCCTCACCCTTCCCGAAAAAGTAACCACAACTCTTTAGACCTGGCTTgatattagtattttcagtcTATGTATTGTCTAATTTTGCCCCATTTACTAGTTTCAGACCATGTTTACAAAGCTTCACGAGAACAtggtattataattttattttgaatcacATGAGTTACAACTGTGTCTGCGTGCAAAAAAGATTGAATGTTCCTTGAAGATACTAAATAATACAAGTTTTGGAGATCCTGAGGTACTTATTtgctaacaaaatttaaatgtagGGAATTAATAATTCTTTCTAAGCCCTTTAACTTTCTAATCAGTCCCCCCCTCCACCCTTCAGAACTTGAGTTACAAAGCTTATGTTCATCAATTTATGttctaaaattttttatttggcttTTTACTAGTATGGAGTGTTTTTCCAGCTGTGTTGACTTGAATCCATTCAAACATTAAATTTCCAAGTTTCAGTAAATGTGAGTTAATAttattccaatttttattttcatgcaaCTTAAATTTCAATACATGtataataattgatatatcATGAATTTCAAACGATATGTGAATACGACTTCTGCTATTTGCCTGCAACACTATCTGTTATATGATATACTGGGTTATTGGTTTGTCATTTTGTGTGATATGCCATTGATAACACTTGTATTGCTGGAACCTGTCTTCTTTTGGCATCTCTAGATCAAAGAGATCCCATTGTCTGTCTAGCCTGATTGTGAGGTCCTGTTGTGGTGTTGTTGGCCTTCTTTCTATGTGTTGCTGCTTCTGTTCTTTTCACAGCTGAAATGCACGGCACTTTTACCTTGTTTTGCATGGCTCCTTGTCTGGTTGGATTGCCCTCTAAAATTTTTTATGTGAGTGAACTATTATTGATCATAAAAAGAAATGACATCAATGATCTATGGCTTTAGTAGTAACATTAAGATTTATGTCTTTAGTAGTAACAGTTACTTATCAATCTGAGGCTTTTGATTGCTTTTTGGGTTTGTCAGGTCGATAAGCTTCTGTCCCCAGAGTTTCAACCTTCTATAGAGTAGCTGATCCATTTTCTTCCTACAACTCGTCAAATCTTGATGTTTTCAGCAACATTTCCTGTTACTGTAAAGGATTTCAAGGATAGGTATCTTCAAAATTTATAGTGGAAATATGAAGAGCTTGACTTGTTGCCTTTGCTTGttgtataaaagtaaaatagaaatatattctTATTTCCTCATTGGTAGTATTTAAGTATGGCTACTGGTTATTCTTTTCATGGAACAGAAATTTTTTGAAGCCCGTTGAAGGCATGGGATATGAGGATCTCTCTAAATATGGGTCATAACACATATTGGAAGATTATTTTAGTGATTATGTGGGGAATTCAGAATTATCCAAAATGTCAAACCAGACActgcattcaaagacggttattacataataaccgtctttgaatgtcgaatcagacactgcattcaaagacggttattacataataaccgaCTTTGAATGTGGAACCAGAtgtaacattcaaagacggttattatgtaataaccgtctttgaatgttgaaccagacaccgcattcaaagacggttattccataataaccatctttgaatgttgaaccagacaccgcattcaaagacggttattatgtaataaccgtctttgaatgttgaaccagacactgcattcaaaggcggttattacataataatcgTCTTTGAATTGTTCTAACTTTCAAAGATAGTTATTATAATAACCATCATAAAAAGCAGTTACGCTACAACGACGTTATATACAATGACGGTTTATAATTGTCGTTAAAAGCACTtaataaccgtcgtaaaaagtCATTTTACTAGTAGTGATGTAAAAAGTGTCTTCCTCAATGGACTTATCGAGAAGATGTGTATGTAGATCAACCACCTGGATTTGTGGATTATGAACATCCTAACCATGGCTACAAACTGAAAAAGGCTAAAATGAacttccttcttttattttattttattatacacattttgtaacattcaacaaacaaaatcgttagtttattctaattctttgattgatgcagataaaaaattataaattttattctaaataactactttgcagaaaaaaaaatggagcaacatcaaataaaagaactatCTTCTTCAAGTTTTGCCAACATTGATCTTGAtaagaaaatgtcaaaaaataGGAGATCTTTGCCATACATAATGTCCATAAAATGGGTATGAGAATCACATGTATGGTAACTTACCATGACCTTCATATtcataatattcaataatactttattttttcttagttttaacatatataaaataataggataatgtGTTCACAATTCATGAAACAATCAATGAGATCGACGATACGTTTGGTTGAAATTATGTTGCATGTGAGAGATGTCAAAAGAAAGTTACAAAAGAGAGAAATCAATACACTTGTAGAGAATGTAAATAGCCATCCAATTAACAAAGAACAAGgtttaatatttgtatataaagaattattttttataacataattaaataaatattacaatttttaaatCTCACAAAGTCCATTAAGAAAAAAGGCTAATAAACAAGTTGTCACAGGTCAAAGTCCAAAGCTACAAGCATCCGAGAAGTCAAAAtatgcatcttcatcatcaaatgaaGTTTATTCAATCTCAAAAAGTTCATTAAGGAGAAAGACGAATAAACAAATTGTTTTGACATCAAAGTTTGAAAAGAAGCAgaccaaagaaaacaaaattcaacatcAGGTCACcaacaaaaggaaataaatacagAAAgtctatttaaatgaaaaaatttcgGTGTTTTATGcgcatcacttttatgtgttttaccattgtgattgactatttttctttcattaaatatatatttttttgttattttattatgtcaatttcactttattcttatattattcttataaaatttatacacaATGTTTACTTTTATCTTCACGTTAATCAACTTTAATTGAGTGATCagtctcaaattttaaaatattttcttataaatataatgataaataaaaaatatcttaatttatacataattttttatttcctttaacagaaaataatataaaatattactgacagctatatttttaaatttgaaggcCTTTAGTTCACAATTCAGGTGTTACCACTGATCTTGAAAGGATGCACTGATATTGGAGTCAATAAACACTACTAGTAAAAAATGCATTCAACATTGGTTGGAAAAACCATTTAACATCATGATGAAATCCTACCCCACAacggtattggatagaagattcCAAGAGGATTGGTCTAGAGcggctaaagaaggccctaaggttctcatgaaccttagggtagatttctaagCCCATGGGTAAATCCTCCTCTCTTTTACTTTCACTACCTAGATTTAGATAAGCCTTACATGTTTGaggataatttttattattattttatactatatcACAGGTTTAAAATaggtataaaagaaattaaaggttCTTTAATAGGGTCACAAACCTTCAACATGAGCTTGGTGAAAGATCTCTCTTTTCCATCGCCCCAATCTTTACGTTTGCATTCTCGATCTTGTATTTACCAGCTTTGAGttgattatatactttttttagtcTTCCTTCTCCAATTCTCTTAATGTCTGATTCTTCATCTGAACTGTTACCCATTGAAACTAAGTACTAACAAATGTTGAACCCCCCCcacccctaaaaaaaaaaaaaactatcaattTATCACAGCAATTCTGTACTTGTTTGATTACAGAATAACAACGAAGAAGGGTTTCCTAGTTGAAGCAGCGAAACAATAATGCATATagggaaacaaaaaagaaactagAAATAGAGTACTTTCTAGTCCTTCAAACTTGCCATATACGTTGAAGCTAACAGCAAAGAAATCGAAATACGAGGATTAAAGAACTCGTCTTTGTTCTTCAAATGCTGTCCTAGTCCTTCCTTATAGCACAAGTTTCTCTACTCTTccattctctctctctaagAGTCTTTATATACTACTTTTTACCCTCTCGTCTCTAATTTTTctgtttgatattatatatatatatatatgggactGCCCCTTCCCTTAAATCATACAACAAAACTTAAAAGGCTGACTTAGCAAGTGTATGTTAGAGCAGAATATTACTATccagtatttttatttgtgccttcaagttttggaaaattaaacataaaaaattaaatgattattaACTTCATGTTTTTAAAGGTATGTAATATActtgttttaatatatagaaataagatattaaatagttttggatttattcatagttatataaaattaaccCACATGTTAAGACTTAAGAACTTTTAACTcgacaaaatatttcaaaataaaattgttttaaatttgaaagataCAAAAGAAAATGACCTAAATTTCAGAAACTAAATGATGTCAAAGTAAAGGTAACagataaagttaaaataattttgactaATTAATTTATGGACTAAGGCATTTAAAAATATCTTCTTAAAAAAGGCATTTCAAAATATGCTATTGTAATACTAGTATCTAATATTACATGATATATTTACGAATGTATATGATATATCTAAAATTTCATGTATATTATCGTTTTCATAGTGTCGTGTGACTCAACAAtggaattaaataattttacatttagtGATGAGcatttaaagttattatttataaaaaaatcctatTACATAAATTTAGTTGTCTTTTCTGTTAGGATCTAACaggattttagtttaattatgtacatatatatgggtgataaaaaaaaatcatgatcttACCAAACCAAATGTTGATGAAAGTTTCCTCTGTAATACTCCCTCATCCCTCTCTAGCTATTCCCCATTGATGGTTACCCCTCCACAAGACTTCTACAAGCCTAATGTTGTTGAAAGTTTCCTTTATAATACTCGGATTATTTATAGGTTTTGGCGATGAAAACGGCAACTTGATGTTATTAGACAACAACAAAGAATTTGAGTGACTGAGGTTGTGGTTGTCTCTATGTACGATAGACATGAATAGATGGACCAACATTTGTAACAAAGGCTCAAGATTGATGAATCTAGGGAAAGTGGACATAGACAGAATAACATCTACAAAAGCAGGAAACTAAAGTAGACCTGcttcaaaattatcatttaaagcattcactaatatatatttcaatgaCGGGAAATTTTTAATGGTTATGACAAAGAAGTAAAAGAACCTAAAGAGAACTCGCAATAAACTTTGAGAGATCAcaagatatatatttatattaaaaatacataagaaGAACATATTTTCTATAATCTGTAACAATTTGGGATATCCACTTTTGACTTCCAATTTTtgttatataacttttaaaattattttttattaagtaatCATCGTATTTTTTACTGTTCATTTCTAATTTTGTATGAATTTGGGTTTGTTCAAGAATTTTCAGTCATCCTTCCAGTTTTGCAAGATGCTGAGCGTAGGCTAGTAGCCATGCCTAGTTAGTTGGTTAATTTGTGCTTTTGATTGGCTGTTGTGTTGTTgtcttttttcaagatattctGCTCTTTTTGACACTTCTAGTGCCATATCTAATATTTGAGGTATTATACGGTGACTTGAGCATGTCAACTGCTAACGAAATcattctaataataaaaatatgaaacataagttttcaaatattaagatcAAACACAgaaatttttattagtaaataaccataaaattcatatatttatcaaaaatcaaaaatatatttaacatattttattttgttatcccACGTTGTTAATAAGttgatagtaaaataaaaaacatttcttTTACATGAGTACCCGCATTAAGCTATAAATTCTCGAAATCCATACCTACGTACATATTTGGTACtgattcaaaaatcaaaattgaccATATTTGACTAATGGTGCTAATTCATGTAATCCGCACATACAATTAAAGACAAATTAATAACAATGAAAGTAGTTATTCTCTCTTTAACCTGTCATAGCAAAAATAGTATATAATCTAACCACAAGATTAATAACACCTATAAAACTATATAGCACTACAAGTGCTGAGTATTGTGTCCCAAAAGTAGGCTTACATAAAgggaataaattaaatatgggATTGCCATTCATCGTCACTGCATCTTGATAACCCTATTGCTTATGTACTTCAAAGCTTCAGTTACGGTGGCTCTACGTCCATTTTGGGAGTCTCATATCTCAGGTATCACTTGTTTCTCACTTGAATTATGGGTGTTCTCAGCATCATCAGAATTATGATACTCATGCGATTGCTTTAGAGCTGTCACCACAGCAACATATGCCTCCTCTCCCAAATCATTctttaaagataataatttaggatcattttcatcaattacttcctgaaaaaataaaaagagagagacaTCAAATTTTGCTCATTCAATTGTCCATGCTAGTGTACATTTGTGACACATAATTGAATCCCCTACCCTGCAGATAACATACCATGTTTTACAGATTATGCCCGTTTGGTTGTAACAAACTCTAAATTGGAGATATACATGAAATTTTCTTACATGATCATGTGTTTATGGGATCTATAATAAAGGGACATTACATTTGAACGAGCCTTCTCTTCTACTAATTCACAGCTATGTTAAACCAAAACATGAAGAAAACATAGAAGGAACCAAGATGTATCATATACCTGTATTTCCTTCCCTTCGACTTCAACAATCTTAAAAGGGTGCCATGTTGAATCCAGAATTTCTTTTTGCCACTTTGCGCACAGTTTGACAGACTCCGATGAtgcttttttgttatttttataccTATTCATGCACACTTTTTTAAATGACCTAGCACTCACttcccaaatttttttatttgaatcttAGTAACCCCTTTCAAGAACCGTGGTAATTCCTGAATTGTCAAGCAAATGCATTCAATTAGCTTTTGCATGGAAAACATTAATTGTGATAAAATGGTCACAAAACATTAAGATAATGTTTACTGCAGTGCCATTAATGAAATGTGTAAACTCTCCATTTTAACACTTAAAATTGGATAATCCTTTTTAACTTCTAACTTTACAAAATCTTTTTAACTTTGCAAAATATTATTCACTTAAAAAACCTTTATGATACagagtaaaagtaaaaaatgaattactttttgtgaagttgaaaaattaaagtaaaaggtttaataaaattatgaactaAAGTGTCTCCTTAGTATAAGGATTAGAATAAGGATTTTCTCAGAACAGAACATTTACCTTAATAATTTGTTGCCTAGCATCTTCTAGTCAGTTGTTGACACCAGTGATCGAGTTCATCATTCATTGTATCTATCTCttgttgcaattttttatttttttccatggCTTTATAAGTAATTTCACGTCCACGCATTACCATCGACTTCAACACTGGAGCACAATTTACATGATCATCTGCTGTGTAATAAGATGAAGTTCAAACATCAaaccaataaataaaacatatgctTAATATATTCAAGAGTGGAGAAGCATCTTTAGGGATTCAAGAGAATTCTACATTGCGCATTTGGATCCACCTATAGTTACAGCTAGTTCTAATCATGATTGATCAAAATAGTTAGTTAGATTTGATCCATCGAATCTATTAACTTTTAAGATGCTAGACTAATCAATTTTGAACTGAAcatgattaaaacaaaaaaaataatgcatcaAATAAGACGTAAGgttcttttttaagttttgaGATCATTACTGTTAgaatagaaaattattaaaatttaagatgaCATACTGAGACTTAATATAAATGTTCTAAATGAGTTTTAACAAATTTTCATATGAAAGtgtttactaattattttaCACTCTTCTATACCCTCTATATAGAGTGTGAGAAGGAGaggagaataaaatatattgttttataaCATATCAAGGGTGCAAATTaggtataaaataattaattaaaatttaagtttcttTCATTAATAGGGTTACAAACCTTCAGCACGAGTCTGGTGAAGCAAGTCTCTCTTCTTCTCAATCTCTTTCATCATTTTATCCAATGACATGTAATCCTCAATGTACTTCGATTCCATCTCACTAATCTTTTTGTTTACAGAGCCTAACATAATTTATTACAAATCACAATTTGTtaagtaacattttttattttataaatttcaataaattttaactaataatatatatatatatatatatatatatataaaacatttcTATAGAAACACATTAATTATCTAATTACATCCTTTCCAACACACTGCACATATAGGTTAAAAGACGAGAATAGTTAGTAAGAGAAATTCATTTTccaattctttatttatttctccTGTTGTTCTAATCAATATATAAAtgtgtaagaaaaaataagtctCAAAgtgttatgttaattttttaatgtaatattttttttttattaatatccatttttttaaattattatcattaatattcttAATAAGTATTACTTTAGGTTTtcaattaatgtaatattaataatatggttaattttataaaattattattcactctcacctatttattaattaacttttcttgatcttaataataaaaatttaagatgaTACTTATTATGGGACGGAAGGAgtattaattaagttttattttaaataataagtgatatttaaaattgtttttcaacttttgataaattttaatttaaaataaaacattctttAAAAAGTAGATTAAAATGTGTACtactatcattttttaaatttggctgaaagaacaattttcaaaataatatttttctctataagatttaaaattacTACTTTGGAAGCCAACAGACAATAAAATTAAACGCCACCGTAAAAATGAGCTACTTTTGTTTGTTACAATAAACTAGAAAAAATATACTTCATGTGTATGGTTGATCTTTGTACTAACCAATATTTATGAACAACGATAGACTTTAACTTCTAAGGGTCACctgtaaacaaaaataaaaaacaatcaaggGTCATTACctaatttttttgtcttaagataggtctatatacaaagaaaatgaaattagacAGTAACATCCTTCATTTCCATCATGTATACAATGATATCTCCTATATTTTACTCAAATTACataaaaactcttttgattTGCTTAAAATCATTTCTCCGACACCCACACCGATATCAATGTCatatttagttttgaaagttgaaaccgAGAATCACCCTTGATTACATAATTACACAAATGCCCTCTCTGtgtttttatacatattacaaATTTAACTCCATGATTTTCAAACATTACGTACAATAACCCTTTATTGTTTCAGATTTGGATTATTAAGTGATAGATCCACAAGTCCCCAAATTGAGTTGTAATATTGATAACTCAGTTGCaacagtaataaaaattaaaaacacaattaaacTCACCTTTGTACTTCAAATGCTCCTTAGCTCTTCTTCCTTCCCTTACTCTGCGTGCTCTGGGATAACTAGTATCTTGTTGGTTCTCTTCCTTGATTCTTGTTGCCCAATTGCACCCAGTCTTCTTGGTCCAATGTTCAATTTATGTGTGTGTTGAGCAATTCTGTAAATATGCAATGAGGTGTGTCTGTTTATACCAGCAAAAGACAAActgtaatttctttttaaaatcattaaaagtGCACATTTATTGTGTCTTTCATTTTATCTATTGCATTTCCTATCATATTTATTACTTTCcctcttttaatattttctctccATAAATACATTTATGACTTGATtggagtaaaagaaaaaaataagaaaaaaaaattaaattttgaatttgggaaaaactctaaaacgaaagaaaattttagattttttctttttgaaatcaacCTTTTACgccttttccttttaattttttttccaagcaggccattttctttttgttattcaTGGTTTTCCccatattttctttcctttccatCCGATTATACcatgaatattattatttaacttttattttattatagttagttttacttattttaactcAGTTTTGATCCTACCATGCACAGGCAAACAAAATTGTGCATgggattaattttgtattttttatttaaatcttttcGGTATCttagaaaaatgtaaaattattagaaatgagtaattaacgaacatttaataatattattaaaatttattctatgataagtgtattaaataattaatattttatgaagaaaaatatttttttatatttatatcaataataCATTAATGACATTCAATACTATATTAATAGTAGTCACACACAAAAACAAACGGTGAATGCGCTTTTACTCAAACTAGACAAATACCCACGAGTTGTGTGGATTTGTAATCT contains the following coding sequences:
- the LOC114386051 gene encoding uncharacterized protein LOC114386051, translating into MLTVSTVSKQGPKTRASVAGVTSINLAEYVPAAVDKETEIVVPLNLPGTNDITNLSLFLSLSLLKLEALQEYLDAVQRSTMCVPSSPCSVVALAINKDEFTTLKAGLRRVKFFADYVSTRRAKKASSKDEGSDGRSSNRSEDFENRYTSDVDSLDNDVAIKSEVNEEDSCVRHSLSYETLASGNYAGGSPYSGSTINGKDECWIYYRSQKSDYRGARAENYNTCDQVEHQNSKHRILSWRKRKLHFRSCKVKGELLLKKHGEEGGHDIDNNHRLLSSFDDYTSGKWHKIENIATSPSFVPEFEENSFTVGSWEQKEVISRDGQMKLHKYIFYEHA
- the LOC114387194 gene encoding factor of DNA methylation 4-like, with translation MNRYKNNKKASSESVKLCAKWQKEILDSTWHPFKIVEVEGKEIQEVIDENDPKLLSLKNDLGEEAYVAVVTALKQSHEYHNSDDAENTHNSSEKQVIPEI